The Terriglobales bacterium genome includes the window GGTGACGATTTTGGAAGCGCGGCGGCCTGCTTGAACCAGAGCGGCTCCAAATATTCGAGGAGCCCTTCCCTTCCCCCCTCGCGACCGTAGCCACTTTCGCGATATCCACCGAAGCCGCAGGCTGCGTCGAAGAGATTCGTGCTGTTCACCCACACCACACCGGCTTTAATCTGCGAGGCAACATGCAGGGCGACGTTAATGTTCTCGCTCCACACGCTCGCGGCAAGGCCGTAGGTCGTGTTGTTCGCGAGCTCTATGGCTTCACGCAACGTACGGAAGGTCATCGCGGCAAGCACGGGACCGAAGATCTCTTCCTGTGCGACCGTCGAACTTGGATGGACGTTCGTGAGCAGCGTGGGCGGATAATACAGACCTTTCACGGGCAATTCTGTGCCCGGCTGATTGCAGATTGCGCCCTCGGCCACGCCCTGATCGACCAGCTTGCGAATACGTTCGAGCTGCACCGGAGCGACGATGGCTCCAATGTCGATGGCTTTATCGAGTGGCGAGCCCACGCGCAGCGTCTCCATGCGTGCGCGAATCTTTGTGACAAGTTCTTCTGCGATGCTCTCCTGCATCAGCAAACGCGATCCGGCACAGCAGACCTGTCCCTGGTTGAACCAAATGCCATCGACAAGCCCTTCGACCGCACTGTCGAGATCGGCGTCGTCGAAGATAATGAACGGCGATTTTCCACCAAGTTCGAGCGACAACTTCTTATGACTTTGCGCAGTCGCCTTGCGAATAGCGCGCCCGACTTCCGTTGATCCCGTAAATGCAATCTTGTCGACGTCGGGGTGCTTGACCAGCGCTTCGCCCGTGCGTCCATCGCCGGTCACAATATTGACGACACCTTTGGGCAGTCCGATCTCTTGACAGATTTCGGCAAAAGCCAGCGCAGTGATGGGCGTAAACTCCGCGGGCTTCAAGACGACCGTATTTCCGGTCGCAAGCGCCGGGGCAATTTTCCACGCGAGCATCAGAAGCGGAAAGTTCCACGGAATCACCTGCCCCACAACTCCGCAAGCAACGTATCCCGGAAACTCCTGATACAGGAGCTGCGCCCAGCCGGCATGATGGTAGAAGTGCCGTGCAACCAGTGGAATATCGATATCTCGGCTTTCGCGAATCGGTTTGCCGTTGTCGAGGGTTTCCAGCACTGCCAGCCGACGCGAGTGCTTTTGCACTTGTCGCGCCAAGGCGTACAAATATCGTGCCCGCCCGTGTGGCGCGAGCGAGTTCCATTGCGGGAAGGCCGCGCGAGCCGCCTTGACGGCAGCTTCTATGTCGGCTGCGCTTCCCTGCGCAACGCTGGCGAGCTTGTCTCCAGTCGACGGATCCGTGGTGTCGAAGTACTCACTCCCGATCGGTTGCTGCCACGCCCCGTTGATGAAGTGCCCGAACTTGCGCTTGTGATGATCAAGCCAGGCGAGGGACTCTTTCGCGTCCTCCAGCGCCGGACCGTATTCCATCGAGGCGAACTTTTCGGCAATTTTGCTCATCGACTCAATCTTCCGTCCATTCTCACGCGATTGGATGTCTGTAATCCGCCGAGTAACGACCGGTTGCGTAGTACTCGAGCTGCCTTTCAATGTCTGCAAGCATTCCGCTGGCGCCAAAGCGGAAGAGGTTCGCGTTGAGCCAGGGTTCGCCGAGTTCATCCTTAATCAGGGCGAGCCAATCGAGCGATTGCTTGGCCGTACGAATCCCGCCTGCAGGTTTGAATCCAACGATCATTCCAGTGCGCGCGGCGTATTCGCGGATTGCCCGGACCATCACAAGTCCCACTGGTAAGGTTGCGTTTACCGTTTCCTTGCCAGTAGAGGTCTTGATGAAGTCAGCGCCAGCCATCATTGCCACCATGCTTGCGCGGGCAACGTTGCGTAGCGTGACCAAGTCCCCGGTGCCGAGAATTGCCTTCATGTGCGCCTTGCCGCAGGCTTCCTTGAAAGTTGCGACCTCATCGTACAGAGCCTGCCAGCTTCCACTGAAAACGTGTGCGCGAGTAATGACGATGTCGATCTCGTGCGCTCCGGCTTCCACGGAGCGACGAATTTCGCCCACGCGTTCTGCGAGCGGCGATAGGCCCGCGGGAAATCCGGTAGACACCGCCGCCACGTTGATCCCACTGCCCTTCAGTGCGCGGACCGCGGTCTCTACAAAGCTGTGATACACGCATACGGCGGCAACTTTGAGCTGGAAATCGTCGAGTCCCAACTGCTTCATGATCGATTGCTGCACCGGCTGCTTTGCCTTTGCGCAAAGGCGAAGAACACGCTGATGGGAGTCGTCGCCGGAGAGTGTGGTCAGATCCATACAGCTGATGGCCCGCAACAGCCACGCCACCTGCCACTCTTTTTTCACTGTGCGCCGCGCGACCAGCGTCTGTGCCCGGCGCTCCACCGCGCTGGTGTTCACGCGAATATCTTCCACCCAATCCAGGTTGAGAGGTACGCCGCGGTTGGGTTGCAGCTCGCCTTTCTGGGTCGGCGTCGCGTGCGCCTCGGCTATGCGGCGTTCAAGGTCGGTTTTCACCGCCATAAGTGTTCTCCATTAAACGGACATCCAGGATTCATAAGGAAGTTTCAGGTGGGACTCGTATTAGACAATGATACGCCTCGCATTCCTGGAGTGATTTTGGACTCCCGAAAACTGGAGCCGAGTCCGAAAATGCCACCCCGCCCCCTCCCCTACTTCTTTTTGTGCAAAATCCCTCAAACAAACGACTTGGATTGAAAATGCAACGATTTTTCCCAATTTGAACCGCAAGATCTTGTGTTTTAAGGATGGTTGATCCGGCACATCTTGCGGATTGCTTCTTCCATTTTTAGTAAGTGAGCGATTGCGCTTGCCGGAGGAAGCCGGAACTGACTTGCTCAAGTCAGGTCTCTCCCAGTTTGGAACTGGCACTCGCTCCATGTTCTCTTGTTATGACATCGAGCAAATGGAAGTCAATAGCGCGTTTGGGCTGCATCCGTTGCTCGCTGGTGGCTAGCACGATGAAGGAAAGACGGGATTTAAGGCACGGTGCCATCGGAGTAGTTCGGCGCGCCTCAGCAACTGCTTTGTTTTCAACCAGCGTTAGAACTACGGATTTCTATCCGTTGCTCTCACAAATCTGTGGAAATTTCCATAAGATTGGCGCGTATAGGCTCTCGATGTCGGTAGACACGCATTTGATGCCAGTTGGTGCTAAGTGGTGTATATTGGTTACCATGCCAGCTACAAAGCAACAACGGGGACAAGATAAGAACACAGTCCGCCGAAGCGTATCTATCCGGTCGGAAGTTGATACGAAGATCAAAACTCTGGCGCATCAGCAGAACCGAAGCGCTAATCAAGTGATCGAGAGTCTGATCGAAACCGGGCTCGAAGCCAAGGAGTCTGAGAAACGGCGTTTCTTCGAGCTCGCTGAAAAATTTCGCACTGCCAGCGTTCCGGAAGAAGTTAAGGCGGCCAAAGACGAACTCGCTCGTATGATCTTCGGAAAGTAGATGCCGAAGATCCAATGGGACGCCCTTCCGGCCGCGATTCGTGATCATCTCCTCGATCGAGCCCGCGAACGTGAGGTTTCGTTCGACGATCTCTACAAGCTGAAGCTCTGGCGGGAGAGCAACCCCGATGCTCCCATGGTCCCTGGTACAAGGACTTTGGCTCTTTCAAGCTGTGCGGCGAGGGCAAATACCCGAAGACTTTTCTTCTGAGTGAACAAAGCGCAAAAGGCCAAAAGATAGAGTGATTCTCTGCCCTGCTCGCCTTCTCTACGGGGACGAGTCCAACGGCATTCGTGACCACGCTCCTGCATCGTTGTTGTAAACTTTTCCGTTTCACAATGTTCACCTACCATTGGCTTTCCGCCGGAAGGTCCGGCGAGTACTCAGTAAAAGCGATTCCTTTAAGGAGCGATTCGATGCGTAGACTCCTGAGCCTTGCGCTCGGAATGATTTGCAGCACTGCCATCATCTCGGCACAGACAGCCGATGAGCTGGTCGCCAAGAATCTTGACGCAAAAGGCGGCGTCGAAAAGATAAAGTCGATTAAGTCGTACAGGTTCTCAGGCAAGTTCCAGCAGGGTAGCTTCACTGCGCAGGTCGCGCAGGAAGCGAAGGCGCCCAACAACATCCGGGAGATGTTTACCCTGCAGGGCATGACACAGATTCAGGCTTACGACGGCAAGACCGGCTGGCAGATCTCGCCTTTTCAGGGCCGACGCGACCCTGAGATGCTCGGCGAGGATGATCTGCGCGACGTCGTTGAGGACGCCGACTTCTACGGTCCGTTGGTGGATTACAAAGAAAAGGGCAACACCGTCGAGTATCTCGGCCACGACAGTGTGGACGGTGACGATGTCTATCGCCTGAAAGTCACGCTCAAGAACGGCGACATCGTCTACTACTACCTCGATCCCGATACCTACATTGAGATTCGGACTGAGCGCCAGCAGTTCATCCGCGGCGCGGTCAAGGAGAACCAGACTGACCTTGGCTCCTACAAGCAAGTAAACGGTGTCTTCTTTCCATTCTCGATCGCCAGTGGTCCGAAGAATCGTCCCGACCAAAAGGGCACGGTGACGATTGAAAAGATGGAAGCCAACGTCGATATTCCGGATACGGGATTCAAGATGCCAACAGCTCCTGCGGCTCCGGCTGCTAAGCCTGCGGGCAAGCCGGGCGTGTAATAGAGAGTTCTAGTGGTACTCACTTCCCAATTGACAACCAAAAGGGACGTGACTCTCAGAGGCCAAGCACTAGTCAAACGAAAGATCTGGCAGTACACCGAAAGGATTTCTGCGAAATGACTTCAAGAGCCAAATTGGGAAACCACTTCCGCGCCGCAGCGCTCATCCTGTTGTCCCAAGCATTTCTCACTGGCACAGCCCTCGCACAGCAAGCCGAGCCGAAGCCCGTCCGCTTTGATGCGGGAACCATCTCCGGACTGCCCGCGCGCAACATTGGCTCTGCAACAATGTCCGGGCGCGTGGCGGCTGTGACTGCTTTCACTGACAAAGGCCGCCTAACCGTCTTTGCGGGAGCCGCGAGCGGCGGAGTATGGAAGTCGGTGAACGGAGGCAGCAGCTTCCGTTCGGTCTTCGACCAGCCATCGGCGCAATCGATTGGGGCATTGGCAGTTGATCCTACAAACACGAGGATCGTGTGGGCCGGCAGCGGCGAAAGCTGGATGCGTAACAGCGTCTCGATCGGCGACGGCATTTACAAATCCACCGATGGCGGGGAGAACTGGTCCAACGTTGGCCTGAAGGATTCCGAGCACATTGTGAAGGTGATCGTGAACCCGAAGGACGGAAACACGGTATTCGTGTGCGCAACGGGATCGGCCTTCGCCGACAACGATGCCGGCGGTGTTTACAAGACAACCGATGGCGGCAAGAACTGGCGCAAGGTGCTCGCTGGCGCGAACCGTTCAACTGGCTGCGGGCAGATGTCGATGAGCACGCAAGAGCCGAACACACTCTATGCGACGACTTGGGACTTTCGGCGTCAGCCCTGGACCTTCCGCTCCGGCGGTCCTGGCGGTGGAGTCTTCAAATCCACCGACGGAGGAGATCACTGGAACGAGATCACTGAGACCAGTGCGAAAGGCTTGCCTGGGAAACCTTATGGGCGCATCGCGATCGCGGTAGCTCCGTCGAAGCCGCAAACCGTGTACGCGATGATTGAGTCGAAGGCCAGCGCACTCTATCGCACCGATGATGGCGGGCAGAACTGGAAGAAGCTGGACGCCAGCCAGTACATGGTGTGGCGTCCCTTCTATTTCGCCAATCTAATCATCGATCCGAAGAATGAGAACAAGATCTTTAAAGTCGATCTGGTGTTGTTGCTCAGCGTCAACGGGGGCGAGAGCTTCAGTGCGGTTTCAAATCAGGCCCACGGTGACTTCCACGATGTTTGGATCAATCCCGACGATCCCAACGTGATTTTCGCGACTGATGACGGCGGGTTGTGGCGCAGCTTCGACGGGGGAACGCGCTGGGAACATCAGATGAACCTTCCCGTCTCGCAGTTCTATCACGTAAGCGTCGATAACCAGATTCCCTATCACGTTTATGGCGGGCTGCAGGACAACAGCTCATGGGTCGGCGATTCGTCTTATCCGAGCGGCGTGACGAACTCGCGTTGGGAAAACATGTATGGCGGCGATGGATTCTGGATGTGGGAGGATCCCTCCGATTCTAACTACATTTACGCGGAGGCTCAGGGTGGCGAGATCGGCCGCGTAAATCGCTGGACGCATGAATCACGCGCGATTAAGCCCTATCCGCAATATGGTGAGAAGAAGCTCCGTTTCAACTGGAACACTCCAATCCAGATCAGTCCGAACGACAAGGACACCCTCTACCTAGGCGCGCAGTTTCTCTACCGCTCGCATGATCACGGACAATCGTTTGAGCGAATCTCTCCTGACCTGAGCACGAACGATCCGGAAAAGCAGAAGCAGGAAGAGTCCGGTGGCATCACGGTCGATAACTCTGCCGCAGAGATGAATACGACCGTCTATACGATCTCCGAGTCTCCAAAGAATGGACAACTCATCTGGGTTGGAACCGACGACGGCAATATCCAGATCACGCGCGATGGCGGGAAGAACTGGACGAACGTGGCCGGCAACGCTCCGGAAATCGGCAAGGGATCTTGGATTACCTGGGTAGAAGCCAGCCGCTATGACGAAGGCACAGCCTACGCGGCGGTTGATCGCCACATGTATGGCGACATGACTCCGCACATTTTCAAAACCACTGACTACGGCAAGACGTGGAAATCGATCATGGCAAGCGACAGCGGCGTTCGCGGCTGGACGCATGTCATAAAAGAAGACCTTGTTAATCCGAACCTTCTCTTCGTCGGAACCGAGTTCGGGTTCTTCGTGAGCAACGACGGCGGAGAGCGTTGGGCGCAGTACAAAGGCAGCAACTTCCCCGCGGTGGCGGTTGATGACCTCGTGATTCAGCCGCGAACCAACGATCTGGTGTTGGCGACTCACGGGCGCGGTATCTGGATCATCGACGACATCTCACCTCTTCGCTCGCTCACCCCGGAGATCATGCAGCAGGAAGCTGGATTCCTTCCCATGCCGCAAGGAACGCAGTGGCTTGAGGTCTTTGCGGGATGGCCTGAGGGCGCAAACTCCTTTAACGGTCCGAGCCGCCCAGACGTTGCTACGATCCCCTACTATCAGCGCACGCGCCATATCTTCGGCGATTTGAAGATCGAGGTCTTCGACTCTCAGGGCAAGCTGGTCGATACGGTTTCCAGCAGCAAGCACCGCGGTGTAAATCGGGCGCAATGGTCGATGCACTTGAAGCCCCCGAAGGTACCACCAGCGGCCAGCGCGTCGTTTGGCGCGGCGTTCGGACCACGCGTTCTTCCTGGAACGTATACCGTGAAGATGACCAAGGGCGATAAGGCCTACGAGTCAAAGATCGACGTTGTACTCGATCCGCGGATGAAGTTCAGCGTGGAGGATCGCAAACAGCAGTTCGATTTAGCCACCAAACTGGCCGCCATGCTCAATCACATGAGCTGGGCGGTGGATGCGATCATTGCAGTGCGCGACACTGCGAACCGAGATGCGAGCCAGCTCAAAGACAAGGATTTACTGAAGCAGAAGCTCATTAAACTAGCAACCGACTCGGATGCCATTCGCAGCAAGATTGTCGCAACCAAAGAAGGAGGCGCCATCACCGGCGAGGAGCGGCTGCGCGAGTTCCTGGCGGGCCTCTATAGCGACGTAAACGGGTATGAGGGTAAGCCGACCGATTCGCAAGTGGCACGCACCGATGTTTTAAGGCGGGAGCTCGAAGATGTAATCGGCGAGTTCCAGAAGCTTGCCACGCCGCAATTGGATTCGCTCAACAAGCAGTTAGCGGCAAAGAAGCTGCAGCCCGTCAGATTGATCCCAGAACAGGAATGGCAGAAAGCCCAGGATGCGGCCGAAGGCGGAGGAGCGGCGGCTCCCAGTGCGATGGGCATGCGGGAGATGGATTAGGTCTTTACAAACTTGACGCTTAATAGCACTGTCATCCTGAGCCCTTCTTTTGGGCGAAGGATCTCCCGAGAAATTTCGGACCTAATTGCTGCGTCTCGGCTTTTTCACGACGTTCTTGGCCGAAAAGCCAATTGAGTGCAATTACGTTCGACGCATCGCGGGAG containing:
- a CDS encoding aldehyde dehydrogenase family protein yields the protein MSKIAEKFASMEYGPALEDAKESLAWLDHHKRKFGHFINGAWQQPIGSEYFDTTDPSTGDKLASVAQGSAADIEAAVKAARAAFPQWNSLAPHGRARYLYALARQVQKHSRRLAVLETLDNGKPIRESRDIDIPLVARHFYHHAGWAQLLYQEFPGYVACGVVGQVIPWNFPLLMLAWKIAPALATGNTVVLKPAEFTPITALAFAEICQEIGLPKGVVNIVTGDGRTGEALVKHPDVDKIAFTGSTEVGRAIRKATAQSHKKLSLELGGKSPFIIFDDADLDSAVEGLVDGIWFNQGQVCCAGSRLLMQESIAEELVTKIRARMETLRVGSPLDKAIDIGAIVAPVQLERIRKLVDQGVAEGAICNQPGTELPVKGLYYPPTLLTNVHPSSTVAQEEIFGPVLAAMTFRTLREAIELANNTTYGLAASVWSENINVALHVASQIKAGVVWVNSTNLFDAACGFGGYRESGYGREGGREGLLEYLEPLWFKQAAALPKSSPPAVEATEEEDDRSDGPAIDRTVKLYIGGKQARPDSGYSYPIHGSDGALLGEAPLGNRKDIRNAVEAARKAEGWAKATAHNRAQVLYYVGENLSQRAAEISARLARVMGEKQATREVPHSIERVFSYAAWADKFDGAVHNPPFRNVSIAMNEPVGTIGIVTPVDLPLLGFLSLVLPAIAMGNTVVAIPSERYPLITSDLYQLFDTSDLPGGVVNIVTGRAAELTKVLAEHDDVDAIWSFTDAASAAQVKLLSVGNLKQVFSNEGRVIDWFNADQAEGRWFLQHAVQVKNIWVPYGE
- the deoC gene encoding deoxyribose-phosphate aldolase; this translates as MAVKTDLERRIAEAHATPTQKGELQPNRGVPLNLDWVEDIRVNTSAVERRAQTLVARRTVKKEWQVAWLLRAISCMDLTTLSGDDSHQRVLRLCAKAKQPVQQSIMKQLGLDDFQLKVAAVCVYHSFVETAVRALKGSGINVAAVSTGFPAGLSPLAERVGEIRRSVEAGAHEIDIVITRAHVFSGSWQALYDEVATFKEACGKAHMKAILGTGDLVTLRNVARASMVAMMAGADFIKTSTGKETVNATLPVGLVMVRAIREYAARTGMIVGFKPAGGIRTAKQSLDWLALIKDELGEPWLNANLFRFGASGMLADIERQLEYYATGRYSADYRHPIA